One Pseudomonas sp. HOU2 genomic window carries:
- a CDS encoding AAA family ATPase — protein sequence MTDTPHFPLSAVVGADDLKLALCLTAIDPKIGGVLIEGPRGMAKSTLARGLADLLASGQFVTLPLGATEERLVGTLDLDAALSEGRAQFSPGVLAKADGGVLYVDEVNLLPDHLVDLLLDVAASGTNLIERDGISHRHSARFVLIGTMNPEEGELRPQLLDRFGLNVALSGHTAPTERGQIIRRRLDFDSDPQAFCSQWEAQQQALRERCEQARILLASIALDDDALASITERCFAAGVDGLRADLVWLRAARAHAAWRGASAIAEQDIDAVAEFALRHRRREPSSSSPQSPAQSSAKSQAEPSEGQGQWGDMPAPALATGARREVPSWPKK from the coding sequence ATGACCGACACCCCGCATTTCCCGCTCTCCGCCGTGGTCGGCGCCGATGACCTGAAACTCGCCCTGTGCCTCACCGCCATCGACCCGAAAATCGGTGGCGTGCTGATCGAAGGCCCGCGCGGCATGGCCAAATCCACCCTGGCCCGTGGCTTGGCTGATCTGCTCGCCAGCGGTCAATTCGTCACCCTGCCATTGGGCGCCACCGAAGAACGTCTGGTCGGTACCCTCGATCTCGACGCCGCGCTGAGTGAAGGGCGCGCGCAGTTTTCCCCCGGCGTGCTGGCCAAGGCCGACGGCGGCGTGCTGTACGTCGATGAAGTGAACCTGCTGCCCGATCATCTGGTGGATCTGCTGCTCGATGTGGCGGCCAGTGGCACCAACCTGATCGAGCGCGACGGCATTTCTCATCGGCATTCGGCGCGATTCGTGTTGATCGGCACGATGAACCCGGAAGAGGGCGAACTGCGCCCGCAACTGCTCGACCGTTTCGGCCTGAACGTCGCCCTCAGCGGTCACACCGCGCCGACCGAGCGCGGGCAGATCATCCGTCGTCGACTGGATTTCGACAGCGATCCGCAAGCGTTCTGCTCACAGTGGGAAGCACAGCAACAGGCGCTGCGTGAACGCTGCGAACAGGCGCGCATCCTGTTGGCGAGCATTGCGCTGGATGACGACGCGTTGGCGAGCATCACCGAGCGTTGCTTTGCGGCGGGTGTCGATGGCTTGCGCGCCGATCTGGTCTGGCTGCGTGCGGCCCGTGCGCATGCGGCATGGCGCGGCGCCTCAGCAATTGCCGAGCAGGACATCGACGCCGTGGCTGAATTTGCCCTGCGTCATCGCCGTCGCGAGCCATCTTCGTCGAGTCCGCAATCGCCCGCACAGAGCTCGGCCAAATCCCAGGCTGAACCAAGCGAGGGGCAGGGCCAGTGGGGTGATATGCCCGCCCCGGCACTGGCCACCGGCGCCCGTCGCGAAGTGCCGAGCTGGCCAAAAAAGTAA
- the cobN gene encoding cobaltochelatase subunit CobN, with protein MHLLRTQPGGFVSDDNIADLGQTPAELVILCSGDSSLALLAEAAQQLPEDYPSLRLANPMQVQNHASVDLYVDEVLRHAKVILISLHGGIAYWRYGVERLVELSERGVQVILVPGDDRPDPELSDLSTVPAEDRDRLWQFLRQGGMGNALDFFHCLANRWLARDYVWGEPQALPRTAIYHPQKNTAALCDWQAEWLPGQPVAAVLFYRSHLQAANTAFIDVFCQRLQAAGLNPLPIAVASLKEPGCLSVVEDWLDEVEAAVILNTTGFAQSSPEAPHLRPFRRNIPVIQAICAQDNEPGWRDSEQGLGPRDLAMHIALPELDGRIISRPISFKDLAWRSERSQSDVVCYRAQPERMDFVAELARRWSDLAQLPNAEKRIALILANYPTRDGRIGNGVGLDTPAAALNILRALQAEGFPLAAQLPDSGTALIQQLLGGVSNDLDSIDLRPCQQSLAMDAYLAMFNALPQANRAAVLERWGAPQNDPMCRDGRMMIAGLRFGLTFVGIQPARGYQVDPSAVYHDPDLVPPHGYLAFYFWLRNTYGAHAVIHVGKHGNLEWLPGKGVGLSENCWPDALLGPLPNIYPFIVNDPGEGAQAKRRTQAVIIDHLMPPLTRAETYGPLRNLELLADEYYEAQLLDPRRARELQRDILQLVRETQIDRELQLDTGLDSDADAAIWLPRLDTYLCDLKESQIRDGLHIFGESPTGRLRIDTLLALLRIPRGDGKGAQSSLPRALAKAFELGFDPLDCALADPWNGPRPIELQNVSDEIWRTAGDTRERLELFATQLISQALQIPCGSELARESGGSGTSMSTDTTLSRASRIVAPSLPQGAGRVEVNAILDNLREVVAPRLDACGPAEMRGLLDALNGRFVPAGPSGAPSRGRLDVLPTGRNFYSVDVRNLPTTTAWRIGFQSATLILERHLQDHGDHLRQLGLSVWGTATMRTGGDDIAQAMALMGVRPVWATGSQRVDDFEILPLSLLDRPRVDVTLRVSGFFRDAFANLIRLFDAAVQAVAALDEPDDLNPLAAKVRAEREALLQSGLDADAARRQAGWRIFGAKPGAYGAGVQGAIDGRLWQSREDLAEVYLNWGAYAYGGADEGTAAREQFAQRLSQVQAVLQNQDNREHDLLDSNDYYQFQGGMLAAVETLRGEAAASYHGDHSQPDLPKIRTLKEELNRVIRSRAANPKWIDGVKRHGYKGAFELAATVDNLFAFDATTQLIDDHQYALLADAYLLDPATRDFVREHNPHALRDMTERMLEAQQRGMWQEPGVYKEALENLLLDIEEDT; from the coding sequence ATGCACCTGCTCAGGACCCAGCCCGGCGGTTTCGTGTCGGATGACAACATTGCCGACCTTGGACAAACCCCCGCCGAACTGGTGATCCTGTGCAGCGGCGATTCCAGCCTGGCGCTGCTCGCCGAAGCTGCGCAGCAGTTGCCCGAGGATTATCCGAGCCTGCGTCTGGCCAACCCGATGCAGGTGCAGAATCATGCCTCGGTCGATCTGTATGTCGATGAGGTGCTGCGTCACGCCAAGGTCATTCTGATTTCGCTGCACGGCGGCATCGCTTACTGGCGTTATGGCGTCGAGCGTCTGGTGGAGTTGTCCGAACGCGGCGTGCAGGTGATTCTGGTGCCGGGCGATGACCGTCCCGACCCGGAGCTCAGCGACCTGAGCACTGTGCCCGCCGAAGATCGCGACCGCCTCTGGCAGTTCCTGCGTCAGGGCGGCATGGGCAATGCGCTGGACTTCTTCCATTGCCTGGCCAACCGCTGGTTGGCGCGCGACTACGTCTGGGGCGAGCCGCAAGCGCTGCCGCGTACGGCGATTTACCACCCCCAGAAAAACACCGCCGCACTGTGCGACTGGCAAGCCGAATGGCTGCCCGGTCAACCGGTTGCGGCGGTGTTGTTTTATCGCTCGCATTTGCAAGCGGCGAACACCGCGTTCATTGACGTGTTTTGCCAGCGCTTGCAGGCAGCGGGGCTCAATCCGTTGCCGATCGCCGTCGCCAGCCTGAAAGAACCCGGCTGTCTGAGTGTGGTCGAGGACTGGCTGGATGAGGTCGAGGCGGCGGTGATTCTCAACACCACCGGCTTCGCGCAATCCAGCCCGGAAGCGCCGCATCTGCGGCCGTTCCGGCGCAATATTCCGGTGATTCAAGCGATCTGCGCCCAGGACAACGAACCCGGTTGGCGCGACAGCGAGCAGGGTCTGGGGCCACGGGATCTGGCGATGCACATCGCCTTGCCGGAACTCGACGGGCGCATCATCAGCCGGCCGATCAGCTTCAAGGATCTGGCCTGGCGCAGTGAGCGCAGTCAGTCCGACGTGGTCTGCTATCGGGCGCAACCCGAGCGCATGGATTTTGTCGCCGAACTGGCCCGGCGCTGGAGCGATCTGGCGCAACTGCCGAACGCTGAAAAACGCATCGCGCTGATTCTCGCCAATTACCCGACTCGCGACGGTCGCATCGGCAATGGCGTCGGTCTCGATACGCCGGCGGCCGCGTTGAATATCCTGCGGGCGTTGCAGGCCGAAGGCTTTCCGCTGGCGGCGCAGTTGCCGGACAGCGGCACCGCGTTGATCCAGCAATTGCTCGGCGGCGTCAGCAACGACCTCGACAGCATCGACTTGCGTCCGTGCCAGCAAAGTCTGGCGATGGACGCCTATCTGGCGATGTTCAATGCGCTGCCGCAAGCCAATCGCGCGGCAGTGCTGGAACGCTGGGGCGCGCCGCAAAACGATCCGATGTGTCGCGACGGGCGGATGATGATCGCCGGGCTGCGTTTTGGCCTGACCTTCGTCGGCATTCAGCCGGCGCGCGGTTATCAGGTCGATCCGAGCGCGGTGTATCACGACCCGGATCTGGTGCCACCCCACGGCTATCTGGCGTTCTATTTCTGGCTGCGCAACACCTACGGCGCGCACGCGGTGATTCACGTCGGCAAGCACGGCAACCTCGAATGGCTGCCGGGCAAGGGCGTTGGTCTATCGGAGAATTGCTGGCCGGACGCATTGCTCGGGCCGCTACCGAACATCTATCCGTTTATCGTCAACGACCCGGGCGAGGGCGCCCAGGCCAAACGGCGCACACAAGCGGTGATCATCGACCACCTGATGCCGCCGCTGACCCGCGCCGAAACCTACGGCCCGCTGCGCAATCTGGAACTGCTGGCCGACGAATATTACGAGGCGCAACTGCTCGATCCGCGTCGTGCGCGGGAGCTGCAGCGCGACATTCTGCAACTGGTGCGCGAGACGCAGATCGATCGCGAACTGCAACTCGACACCGGTCTGGACAGCGACGCCGATGCAGCAATCTGGCTGCCGCGTCTGGACACCTATCTGTGTGATCTGAAGGAATCGCAGATCCGCGATGGCCTGCACATTTTCGGCGAATCGCCGACCGGGCGTTTGCGCATCGACACGCTACTGGCCTTGCTGCGCATTCCCCGAGGCGATGGCAAGGGCGCGCAATCGAGTTTGCCGCGGGCGTTGGCCAAGGCGTTTGAGCTGGGGTTTGATCCGCTGGACTGTGCATTGGCCGATCCGTGGAACGGCCCGCGCCCGATAGAGCTGCAAAACGTCAGTGACGAAATCTGGCGCACCGCCGGCGACACCCGCGAACGCCTGGAGCTATTCGCCACTCAACTGATCTCCCAAGCACTACAAATCCCCTGTGGGAGCGAGCTTGCTCGCGAAAGCGGTGGGTCAGGTACATCAATGTCGACTGACACGACGCTTTCGCGAGCAAGTCGAATCGTCGCACCGTCGCTCCCACAAGGGGCAGGAAGGGTCGAAGTCAACGCGATTCTGGACAACCTGCGCGAAGTCGTCGCCCCACGCCTCGACGCCTGCGGCCCCGCCGAAATGCGCGGCCTGCTCGACGCGCTGAACGGCCGCTTCGTCCCCGCCGGCCCAAGCGGCGCACCCAGTCGTGGCCGTCTCGACGTATTGCCCACCGGGCGCAATTTCTACTCGGTGGACGTGCGCAACCTGCCGACCACCACCGCGTGGCGCATCGGTTTCCAGTCCGCCACGTTGATTCTCGAGCGGCATTTGCAGGATCACGGTGATCACCTGCGTCAGCTCGGTCTGTCGGTGTGGGGTACGGCGACCATGCGCACTGGCGGTGACGACATCGCTCAGGCCATGGCGCTGATGGGCGTGCGCCCGGTATGGGCCACCGGCAGTCAGCGCGTCGATGATTTCGAGATTCTGCCGCTGAGCCTGCTCGACCGGCCACGGGTCGATGTCACGCTGCGGGTCTCGGGCTTCTTCCGCGATGCTTTCGCCAATCTGATTCGGCTGTTCGACGCCGCCGTGCAAGCGGTGGCAGCGCTGGACGAACCGGATGACCTCAATCCGCTGGCCGCGAAGGTGCGCGCTGAACGCGAGGCGCTTTTGCAATCGGGGCTGGATGCCGACGCGGCGCGGCGCCAGGCCGGCTGGCGGATCTTCGGCGCCAAACCCGGTGCCTATGGCGCGGGTGTACAGGGCGCGATCGACGGTCGCCTGTGGCAGAGCCGCGAAGATCTGGCCGAGGTCTACCTGAACTGGGGCGCCTACGCGTACGGCGGGGCGGACGAGGGCACCGCCGCCCGCGAACAGTTCGCCCAGCGCCTGAGTCAGGTGCAGGCGGTGCTGCAGAATCAGGACAACCGCGAGCACGACTTGCTCGATTCCAACGACTATTACCAGTTTCAGGGCGGCATGCTCGCGGCGGTGGAAACCTTGCGCGGGGAAGCGGCGGCCAGTTATCACGGCGATCACAGCCAGCCGGATCTGCCGAAAATCCGCACCCTGAAAGAAGAACTGAACCGGGTGATCCGCTCGCGGGCGGCCAATCCGAAATGGATCGACGGGGTCAAGCGTCATGGCTATAAAGGCGCCTTCGAACTGGCGGCGACGGTCGACAACCTGTTTGCTTTTGATGCCACCACGCAGCTGATTGACGATCATCAGTACGCGTTGCTGGCCGATGCCTATCTGCTCGATCCTGCGACCCGCGATTTTGTCCGCGAGCACAATCCGCATGCGCTGCGTGATATGACCGAGCGCATGCTCGAAGCACAACAACGTGGGATGTGGCAGGAACCCGGCGTGTATAAAGAAGCCCTGGAAAACCTGCTGCTGGATATAGAAGAAGATACCTGA
- a CDS encoding VWA domain-containing protein, whose amino-acid sequence MRPRSDAGANARPRAGQLDHGRQGQRHAARSGLVNWPGTLLNGRPQTRADLQFQLRTRSAHELWLVIVDASASTRRHQSLSDAKGLLAQLFDDAYRQRARLALLTASGSAPKWQVQGLKASSGLRTWLEALGAGGGTPLVSALMQAQQWLVQRQKRFPAEQQRLLVVTDGRLKVLSPLSPLECPGLLIDIERGPIRLARARELAMALNVDYRHIDDV is encoded by the coding sequence ATTCGTCCCCGATCCGACGCGGGGGCGAATGCCAGACCCCGCGCCGGACAACTCGACCACGGACGTCAGGGCCAGCGCCACGCTGCGCGCAGCGGTCTGGTGAACTGGCCGGGGACGTTGCTCAACGGTCGGCCGCAGACACGCGCCGATTTGCAGTTCCAGCTGCGCACGCGTTCTGCCCATGAATTGTGGCTGGTGATCGTCGATGCGTCGGCATCGACCCGTAGGCATCAGTCGCTGAGCGATGCCAAGGGCTTGCTCGCGCAATTGTTCGATGATGCTTATCGTCAGCGCGCACGGCTGGCCTTGCTGACCGCCAGCGGCAGCGCGCCGAAATGGCAGGTGCAAGGATTGAAGGCGTCAAGTGGCTTGCGCACTTGGCTGGAGGCGTTGGGTGCTGGCGGTGGCACGCCGTTGGTGTCAGCGTTGATGCAGGCGCAGCAATGGCTGGTACAGCGACAGAAGCGCTTTCCGGCGGAGCAGCAGCGCTTGCTGGTGGTGACGGATGGGCGTTTGAAAGTCTTGTCGCCGCTGTCGCCGCTGGAGTGTCCGGGATTGTTGATCGACATCGAGCGTGGGCCGATCCGTCTGGCTCGGGCGCGAGAATTGGCGATG